Proteins co-encoded in one Kocuria flava genomic window:
- a CDS encoding IclR family transcriptional regulator: MAERAATGGVQSVERVFELLEVITAAGGEMSLSELSATVNLPLPTIHRLLRTLVPSGYVRQLPNRSYALGPRLIPLGEGASRQLGSAARGRLEQLVRELGESANMAVLDGQQVVYIAQAQSNRSMRMFTEVGRRADTHDTGVGKAILATLPDERVREIVLSAGMPTPTEKTLGTPEALFADLERIRERGYAVDDEEQELGVRCYAMAVPGAPTPTAISVSGPISRVDEDFAARAVPVLHRIAEEIAADLAPAGV; encoded by the coding sequence ATGGCCGAACGAGCTGCCACCGGCGGCGTCCAGTCGGTGGAGCGGGTCTTCGAGCTCCTCGAGGTGATCACCGCCGCGGGCGGCGAGATGTCCCTCAGCGAGCTCTCCGCCACCGTGAACCTGCCGCTGCCCACCATCCACCGCCTGCTGCGCACGCTCGTGCCCTCCGGCTACGTCCGCCAGCTGCCCAACCGCAGCTACGCCCTCGGGCCCCGTCTCATCCCGCTGGGGGAGGGGGCGAGCCGCCAGCTCGGCTCCGCCGCGCGGGGGCGGCTGGAGCAGCTCGTGCGCGAGCTCGGGGAGTCCGCGAACATGGCGGTGCTCGACGGCCAGCAGGTCGTCTACATCGCCCAGGCGCAGTCGAACCGGTCCATGCGGATGTTCACCGAGGTGGGCCGCCGTGCCGACACGCATGACACCGGGGTGGGCAAGGCGATCCTGGCGACCCTGCCGGACGAGCGCGTGCGCGAGATTGTCCTCTCCGCGGGCATGCCCACGCCCACCGAGAAGACCCTGGGGACCCCCGAGGCGCTGTTCGCCGACCTCGAGCGGATCCGGGAGCGCGGCTACGCCGTGGACGACGAGGAGCAGGAGCTCGGGGTGCGCTGCTACGCCATGGCGGTGCCGGGGGCGCCCACGCCGACGGCGATCTCCGTCTCGGGGCCGATCAGCCGCGTGGACGAGGACTTCGCCGCGCGCGCCGTGCCGGTGCTGCACCGGATCGCCGAGGAGATCGCCGCCGATCTCGCCCCCGCGGGGGTCTGA
- the uraH gene encoding hydroxyisourate hydrolase, whose translation MSYVTAHVLDSVVGTPARGITVVLETADGSPVATAVTDADGRVPDLGPETLESGDYRITFRTGEYFAGRNQPTFYPFVTVHFTVQAEEKHYHVPLLLSPFAFSTYRGS comes from the coding sequence ATGAGCTACGTCACCGCCCACGTCCTCGACTCCGTCGTCGGCACCCCCGCCCGGGGGATCACCGTGGTCCTCGAGACCGCCGACGGCTCCCCCGTCGCGACCGCCGTCACCGACGCCGACGGCCGCGTGCCCGATCTGGGCCCAGAGACCCTGGAATCCGGCGACTACCGGATCACCTTCCGAACGGGCGAGTACTTCGCCGGCAGGAACCAGCCGACGTTCTACCCGTTCGTGACGGTGCACTTCACGGTGCAGGCCGAGGAGAAGCACTACCACGTGCCGCTCCTGCTCAGCCCGTTCGCCTTTTCCACCTACAGGGGCAGTTGA
- a CDS encoding SDR family oxidoreductase, whose translation MNGTQGAGAAGGADRARTGTAVVTGAGSGIGRAVARAFLDEGWAVVLAGRRRGPLEETAEGRPGAHVVPLDVTDAADVAAGFRRAEALLGRLDVLFNNAGTFGPRGTADEIDVADWERTLRVNLTGSFLCAAEAFRIMRSQEPQGGRIINNGSVSAHAPRPLSAAYTASKHAVTGLTRSLDLDGRPYGISCGQIDIGNAATELLAGLGTDGGALQADGSLRPEPSFPVAEVGRAVLLMAQLPPSATVNSLVLTAAGMPFQGRG comes from the coding sequence ATGAACGGCACGCAGGGTGCAGGAGCGGCGGGAGGCGCCGACCGGGCGCGCACGGGCACGGCGGTGGTCACCGGGGCCGGGTCGGGGATCGGGCGGGCCGTGGCCCGGGCCTTCCTCGACGAGGGGTGGGCGGTCGTGCTCGCCGGGCGCCGGCGGGGGCCGCTGGAGGAGACGGCGGAGGGGCGGCCGGGGGCGCACGTGGTCCCCCTGGACGTCACCGACGCGGCGGACGTCGCGGCCGGGTTCCGGCGCGCCGAGGCCCTGCTGGGCCGCCTCGACGTGCTGTTCAACAACGCGGGCACCTTCGGCCCGCGCGGCACGGCCGACGAGATCGACGTGGCGGACTGGGAGCGGACCCTGCGGGTCAACCTCACCGGCAGCTTCCTGTGCGCGGCCGAGGCCTTCCGGATCATGCGCTCGCAGGAGCCGCAGGGCGGGCGGATCATCAACAACGGCTCGGTCTCGGCCCACGCCCCGCGCCCGCTCTCGGCGGCCTACACGGCGAGCAAGCACGCGGTCACGGGGCTGACGCGGTCCCTGGACCTCGACGGCCGCCCCTACGGGATCAGCTGCGGGCAGATCGACATCGGCAACGCCGCCACCGAGCTGCTCGCGGGACTGGGCACCGACGGCGGGGCGCTGCAGGCCGACGGGTCGCTGCGGCCCGAACCGAGCTTCCCCGTGGCGGAGGTCGGGCGGGCCGTGCTGCTCATGGCGCAGCTGCCGCCCTCGGCCACGGTCAACTCGCTCGTGCTGACCGCCGCGGGCATGCCCTTCCAGGGCCGGGGCTGA
- the uraD gene encoding 2-oxo-4-hydroxy-4-carboxy-5-ureidoimidazoline decarboxylase, with protein MHLTEFNSLTREDAVQAIRPALDVPRWLEAVADARPYWHREALLGAARTAAEPLTDAEVEQALSHHPRIGERAAGEGAEASLSRAEQAAVDPSDEDVQRRLREGNRAYEEKFGQVFLIRAAGRSPEEILEQLSQRLHNDPATERTVVADQLRQIALLRLEGLVTA; from the coding sequence ATGCATCTCACCGAGTTCAACAGCCTGACCCGGGAGGACGCCGTCCAGGCGATCCGCCCGGCGCTGGACGTCCCCCGCTGGCTCGAGGCCGTCGCGGACGCCCGCCCGTACTGGCACCGGGAGGCCCTCCTGGGCGCGGCCCGCACCGCCGCCGAGCCGCTCACCGACGCGGAGGTCGAGCAGGCCCTGTCCCACCACCCCCGCATCGGCGAGCGCGCCGCGGGCGAGGGCGCCGAGGCGAGCCTGTCCCGCGCCGAGCAGGCCGCGGTGGACCCCTCCGACGAGGACGTCCAGCGGCGGCTGCGGGAGGGCAACCGCGCCTACGAGGAGAAGTTCGGCCAGGTCTTCCTCATCCGCGCCGCCGGCCGCAGCCCCGAGGAGATCCTCGAGCAGCTCTCCCAGCGCCTGCACAACGACCCCGCGACGGAGCGCACCGTGGTCGCCGACCAGCTGCGCCAGATCGCCCTCCTCCGCCTCGAAGGGCTGGTCACCGCATGA
- a CDS encoding NAD-dependent epimerase/dehydratase family protein yields MRIVVLGATGNVGTAVLRRLHAAPGVTDVVGVSRHGPERSGAPYDGVQWHRLDVADKECVAPLAEVLRGADAVIHLVWLIRPNRDRAVMHRTNVDGLVHVLDAVALAGVPHVVYPSSLGAYAPGPKDRPVDESWPLGGVETSHYNVQKAETETILDRFEAAHPQVLVTRLRPGFLFQAAAGPEIHDYFFGPLVPRWLVARLRLPVLPFPERFRFQVLHTDDVADALWRVIDQRAGGAFNVAAEPVVGPDGLARVLGARRVLPVPPALVRAVVALAYRLRLQPTDPGWIDLAEAVPVMDTTRIREVTGWSETVSSLDAIRELLDAAGGPEGLGNAEHRARSPLV; encoded by the coding sequence GTGAGGATCGTCGTGCTGGGAGCGACCGGCAACGTGGGCACCGCCGTGCTGCGGCGGTTGCACGCCGCGCCCGGGGTCACGGATGTCGTGGGCGTGAGCCGCCACGGCCCGGAGCGCTCCGGGGCGCCGTACGACGGCGTGCAGTGGCACCGCCTCGACGTCGCCGACAAGGAGTGCGTCGCCCCGCTCGCGGAGGTGCTGCGCGGGGCCGACGCCGTGATCCACCTCGTGTGGCTGATCCGGCCCAACCGCGACCGCGCCGTGATGCACCGGACCAACGTCGACGGGCTCGTGCACGTCCTCGACGCGGTCGCCCTCGCCGGGGTCCCCCACGTCGTCTACCCCTCCTCGCTGGGGGCCTACGCCCCGGGGCCCAAGGACCGGCCCGTCGACGAGTCCTGGCCGCTGGGCGGGGTCGAGACCTCCCACTACAACGTGCAGAAGGCCGAGACCGAGACGATCCTCGACCGGTTCGAGGCGGCGCACCCGCAGGTGCTCGTCACCAGGCTGCGGCCCGGGTTCCTGTTCCAGGCGGCCGCCGGGCCCGAGATCCACGACTACTTCTTCGGCCCGCTCGTGCCCCGGTGGCTGGTGGCCCGGCTGCGGCTGCCCGTCCTGCCCTTCCCGGAGCGCTTCCGCTTCCAGGTGCTGCACACCGACGACGTCGCGGACGCGCTCTGGCGGGTGATCGACCAGCGGGCCGGCGGGGCCTTCAACGTCGCCGCCGAGCCCGTGGTGGGCCCCGACGGGCTGGCCCGGGTGCTCGGGGCTCGGCGGGTCCTTCCCGTCCCCCCGGCCCTCGTGCGGGCCGTCGTGGCCCTGGCCTACCGGCTGCGGCTGCAGCCCACCGACCCCGGGTGGATCGACCTGGCCGAGGCGGTGCCCGTCATGGACACCACCCGCATCCGCGAGGTCACCGGGTGGTCGGAGACCGTCAGCTCCCTCGACGCGATCCGCGAGCTGCTCGACGCCGCCGGCGGCCCCGAGGGGCTGGGCAACGCGGAGCACCGCGCGCGCTCCCCGCTGGTCTGA
- a CDS encoding RibD family protein, which produces MREVPARDDAAAPDGAAAWAALLAGEVPAAHGPGAALAERYGPLVARDGPLVIAQLGQSLDGFIASRTGHAEFVTGPEDREHLHRLRALVDAVVVGAGTVAADDCRLTVRAVAGEHPVRVVLDPSARSPRGAAVLTDGAAPTLWVVGEDAVVAGRLAGHVELLRLPAPGRRLAPAEVLAALARRGLDRVLVEGGGRTVSGFLAAGALHRLFLTTAPMLIGDGVPGIRFPGADHLSGAVRAPVRRFVLGEDLCTELRLRD; this is translated from the coding sequence GTGCGCGAGGTCCCCGCCCGTGACGACGCCGCGGCCCCCGACGGGGCCGCGGCGTGGGCTGCGCTGCTGGCCGGCGAGGTCCCCGCCGCGCACGGCCCCGGCGCGGCGCTCGCCGAGCGCTACGGCCCGCTCGTCGCCCGGGACGGCCCGCTGGTGATCGCCCAGCTGGGCCAGAGCCTCGACGGCTTCATCGCCTCCCGGACCGGCCACGCGGAGTTCGTCACCGGCCCCGAGGACCGGGAGCACCTGCACCGGCTGCGCGCGCTCGTCGACGCCGTCGTCGTCGGCGCCGGCACCGTGGCCGCCGACGACTGCCGGCTGACCGTGCGGGCCGTGGCCGGCGAGCACCCCGTGCGCGTGGTCCTGGACCCCTCGGCCCGCTCCCCGCGGGGGGCGGCCGTGCTGACCGACGGGGCCGCCCCGACCCTGTGGGTCGTGGGCGAGGACGCCGTCGTGGCCGGACGGCTCGCCGGGCACGTGGAACTCCTGCGCCTGCCCGCCCCGGGACGCCGCCTGGCCCCGGCCGAGGTCCTCGCCGCGCTCGCGCGGCGGGGGCTGGACCGGGTGCTCGTCGAGGGCGGGGGCCGCACCGTCTCCGGCTTCCTCGCCGCCGGCGCCCTGCACCGGCTGTTCCTCACGACCGCGCCGATGCTCATCGGCGACGGCGTGCCGGGCATCCGCTTCCCCGGCGCCGACCACCTCTCCGGGGCCGTGCGGGCCCCGGTGCGCCGCTTCGTCCTCGGCGAGGACCTGTGCACGGAGCTGCGGCTGCGCGACTGA
- a CDS encoding DUF3072 domain-containing protein produces MSEHSDQDPRTDETLGAPAPEPGSGLDRDPDEWATGEEPMTAAQRSYLDTLAREAGEELPADLTKAEASKHIDRLQDRSDRVGDE; encoded by the coding sequence ATGAGCGAGCACAGCGACCAGGACCCCCGCACCGACGAGACCCTCGGCGCCCCGGCCCCCGAGCCGGGCAGCGGGCTCGACCGGGACCCGGACGAGTGGGCCACGGGCGAGGAGCCCATGACCGCCGCCCAGCGCAGCTACCTCGACACCCTGGCCCGCGAGGCCGGGGAGGAGCTGCCGGCCGACCTGACCAAGGCCGAGGCCTCCAAGCACATCGACCGGCTGCAGGACCGCAGCGACCGGGTCGGGGACGAGTAG
- the bcp gene encoding thioredoxin-dependent thiol peroxidase, giving the protein MTQQLRAGDPAPALALADHEGREVDLAGLRGRRVIVYFYPKAFTPGCTSEACDFRDNLASLESLGYTVLGVSADDRQTLARFAEEHALPYRLLSDPESATARAWGAWGEKSVGGETRVGPLRSTFVVDEQGTIASAEYDVQAQGHVARLREQLAA; this is encoded by the coding sequence ATGACGCAGCAGCTCCGCGCGGGCGACCCCGCCCCCGCCCTGGCCCTGGCCGACCACGAGGGCCGCGAGGTGGACCTGGCCGGTCTGCGCGGCCGGCGGGTGATCGTCTACTTCTACCCGAAGGCGTTCACGCCCGGGTGCACGTCCGAGGCGTGCGACTTCCGCGACAACCTCGCCTCCCTCGAGAGCCTGGGCTACACCGTGCTGGGCGTCTCGGCCGACGACCGGCAGACCCTGGCCCGCTTCGCCGAGGAGCACGCCCTGCCCTACCGGCTGCTCTCCGACCCGGAGTCCGCGACGGCACGCGCCTGGGGCGCCTGGGGCGAGAAGTCGGTCGGCGGCGAGACGCGCGTGGGCCCGCTGCGCTCGACCTTCGTCGTCGACGAGCAGGGCACGATCGCCTCGGCGGAGTACGACGTGCAGGCGCAGGGCCACGTGGCCCGCCTGCGCGAGCAGCTGGCGGCCTGA
- the pucL gene encoding factor-independent urate hydroxylase translates to MTDVVTEKTTDTVVLGRNQYGKAENHVVRINRDTDRHEIRDLVVTSQLRGDLEAVHTVGDNAHCVPTDTQKQTVFAFAQQYGIESPEKFLLTLADHFTGEFEWITGGRWAAQEYAWNRIDDHDHCFVQNKDEVRTAVVVADGEERTVISGFKDLTVLKSTQSGFAGYPKDKYTTLPETEDRIMSTDVATRWRYNTTDVDHDAVYEDVKRIILTKFTDHYSRALQETLYLMGKAVIEAHPEIDEIKFSCPNKHHFVYDLGFCDLPNNNETHYAADRPFGLIEATIQRKGAPLREAAWTGIAGFC, encoded by the coding sequence ATGACCGACGTCGTCACCGAGAAGACCACGGACACCGTCGTCCTGGGCAGGAACCAGTACGGCAAGGCCGAGAACCACGTCGTGCGCATCAACCGCGACACCGACCGCCACGAGATCCGCGACCTCGTGGTCACCTCGCAGCTGCGCGGCGACCTGGAGGCCGTGCACACCGTGGGCGACAACGCCCACTGCGTGCCCACGGACACGCAGAAGCAGACCGTGTTCGCCTTCGCCCAGCAGTACGGCATCGAGTCCCCCGAGAAGTTCCTGCTCACGCTCGCCGACCACTTCACCGGCGAGTTCGAGTGGATCACGGGCGGGCGCTGGGCGGCCCAGGAGTACGCCTGGAACCGCATCGACGACCACGACCACTGCTTCGTGCAGAACAAGGACGAGGTGCGCACCGCCGTGGTCGTCGCCGACGGCGAGGAGCGGACCGTGATCTCCGGGTTCAAGGACCTGACCGTCCTGAAGTCCACGCAGTCGGGCTTCGCGGGCTACCCGAAGGACAAGTACACGACCCTGCCCGAGACGGAGGACCGGATCATGTCCACCGACGTCGCGACCCGGTGGCGCTACAACACCACCGACGTCGACCACGACGCCGTCTACGAGGACGTGAAGCGGATCATCCTCACCAAGTTCACCGACCACTACTCCCGGGCGCTGCAGGAGACCCTGTACCTCATGGGCAAGGCCGTCATCGAGGCCCACCCCGAGATCGACGAGATCAAGTTCTCCTGCCCGAACAAGCACCACTTCGTCTACGACCTGGGCTTCTGCGACCTGCCGAACAACAACGAGACGCACTACGCGGCGGACCGCCCGTTCGGCCTGATCGAGGCCACGATCCAGCGCAAGGGGGCCCCGCTGCGCGAGGCCGCCTGGACGGGCATCGCCGGCTTCTGCTGA
- a CDS encoding nucleobase:cation symporter-2 family protein — protein MARSRTAEPPTTTRTRPEDEFLGVGASLGYGLQHVLTMYGGIIAPPLIIGGVAGVDPQEMGLLIAACLFVGGIATVLQSWGIKFFGSQLPLVQGTSFASVATMTAIAQGDGGIQAVFGAVIASAALGFLITPFFASIVRFFPPVVTGVVITAIGLTLFPVAGRWAMGGNAQSPDYGSVGNIGLAGLTLLIILLLSKVGSAAISRLSILIGLVLGTIVATVLGKADFSTVLEGDIFAVPQPLAFGPPVFELAAIISMFIVVLVILTETTADIIAVGEIVDTKVDKKRIADGLRADMAASAVAPLFNGFTQSAFAQNVGLVAITGVKSRFVVTAGGFILLTLGLLPVLGRVVAAVPPPVLGGAGVVLFGSVAASGIRTLAKVDYKNGANLIIVATSIGFGMLPIAVPEIYANFPGWFETIFHSGISSAAVMAVLLNLLFNEFRAGNPPRGTGSVFANAPVRAVRYESLEHLQEHLQEGDTVRDGKLVDCDGNEVPVVTAAGEIIDTRICRSGDDASSAH, from the coding sequence ATGGCCAGGTCACGCACCGCCGAGCCGCCCACGACCACCCGCACGCGCCCGGAGGACGAGTTCCTCGGGGTGGGCGCCAGCCTGGGCTACGGCCTCCAGCACGTGCTCACCATGTACGGCGGCATCATCGCCCCGCCCCTGATCATCGGCGGCGTCGCCGGCGTCGACCCGCAGGAGATGGGCCTGCTCATCGCGGCCTGCCTGTTCGTGGGCGGCATCGCGACGGTCCTGCAGTCGTGGGGCATCAAGTTCTTCGGCTCGCAGCTGCCCCTCGTGCAGGGGACGTCCTTCGCCTCCGTGGCGACCATGACCGCGATCGCCCAGGGCGACGGCGGCATCCAGGCCGTCTTCGGCGCCGTGATCGCCTCGGCGGCCCTCGGCTTCCTCATCACGCCGTTCTTCGCCAGCATCGTGCGCTTCTTCCCGCCGGTGGTCACCGGTGTGGTGATCACCGCGATCGGGCTCACCCTCTTCCCCGTGGCCGGGCGCTGGGCCATGGGCGGCAACGCCCAGTCCCCCGACTACGGGTCGGTGGGCAACATCGGGCTCGCCGGGCTGACGCTGCTGATCATCCTGCTGCTGTCCAAGGTCGGCAGCGCGGCGATCTCCCGGCTGTCGATCCTCATCGGCCTCGTCCTGGGCACGATCGTGGCCACGGTGCTGGGCAAGGCGGACTTCAGCACGGTCCTCGAGGGCGACATCTTCGCCGTCCCGCAGCCGCTGGCCTTCGGCCCGCCGGTCTTCGAGCTCGCCGCGATCATCTCGATGTTCATCGTCGTGCTGGTGATCCTCACCGAGACCACGGCCGACATCATCGCGGTCGGCGAGATCGTGGACACCAAGGTCGACAAGAAGCGCATCGCCGACGGCCTGCGCGCCGACATGGCCGCCTCCGCGGTGGCCCCGCTGTTCAACGGCTTCACCCAGAGCGCCTTCGCCCAGAACGTGGGCCTCGTGGCGATCACCGGCGTCAAGAGCCGCTTCGTGGTCACCGCCGGCGGCTTCATCCTGCTCACCCTCGGCCTGCTGCCGGTGCTGGGCCGGGTCGTGGCGGCGGTGCCCCCGCCCGTGCTCGGCGGCGCCGGCGTGGTGCTCTTCGGCAGCGTGGCCGCCTCCGGCATCCGCACCCTCGCCAAGGTGGACTACAAGAACGGCGCGAACCTCATCATCGTGGCGACCTCCATCGGGTTCGGCATGCTGCCGATCGCCGTCCCGGAGATCTACGCGAACTTCCCCGGCTGGTTCGAGACGATCTTCCACTCCGGCATCAGCTCCGCCGCCGTGATGGCCGTGCTGCTGAACCTGCTGTTCAACGAGTTCCGCGCCGGCAACCCGCCGCGGGGCACCGGCTCCGTCTTCGCCAACGCCCCCGTGCGCGCCGTGCGCTACGAGAGCCTCGAGCACCTGCAGGAGCACCTGCAGGAGGGCGACACCGTCCGCGACGGCAAGCTCGTGGACTGCGACGGCAACGAGGTCCCGGTGGTCACCGCCGCCGGCGAGATCATCGACACCCGCATCTGCCGCTCCGGCGACGACGCCTCCTCCGCCCACTGA
- the aceE gene encoding pyruvate dehydrogenase (acetyl-transferring), homodimeric type — protein MTTTPERLGEIRSRLTTDLPDADPGETQEWLESFEDLVETRGTSRAQYIVRSLLQQAGARSVGVPMVTTTDYVNTIPADQEPEFPGDEEIERRYRAWLRWNAAVLVHRAQRPEIGVGGHISTYAGAATLYEVGFNHFFRGPDHPGGGDQVFFQGHASPGMYARAFLEGRLSEEDLDGFRQERSKAPHGLPSYPHPRCLPEFWQFPTVSMGIGPMNAIYQAQFNRYLHHRGIKDTSDQQVWAFLGDGEMDEPESRGLLQLAANERLDNLNFVINCNLQRLDGPVRGNGKIVQELEAFFRGAGWNVIKVLWGREWDPLLAADREGELVRIMNETLDGDYQTYKAESGGFVRDHFFARSPATKELVADMTDEQIWALKRGGHDYRKVYAAYKAATEFEGKPSVVLAMTVKGYGLGASFEARNATHQMKKLTMADLKAFRDHLRIPVTDEQIEDDLYNAPYYHPGPDSPEIEYLLERRRQLGGPVPARRTAHTPVVLPGEKAYAGTRRGSGKQQAATTMAFVRLLKDLMREKEFGHRIVPIVPDEARTFGMDSFFPTAKIYNPNGQNYLSVDRELMLAYKESPQGQILHAGINEAGSTAAFTAAGTSYATHGEPMVPVYIFYSMFGFQRTGDSFWAAADQMTRGFVIGATAGRTTLTGEGLQHADGHSPVLAGTNPAVRAYDPAYGYEIAHIVRHGLEQMYGPDSTDPDVMYYLTVYNEPYQQPAEPEDVDVEGIVRGIHRVSRSTADGPRAQLLGSGVSVPWALEAQRLLEQEWGVAADVWSVTSWTELRRDGLAAEKERLRDPGAPRRTPFVTRQLAGAEGPVIASTDFVSELPDMIRQYVPNDFATLGADDFGFSDTRAAARRWFRTDVHSIVVRTLQLLADRGEVDAAAPAQAHERYRLDDVTAGTTGGAVVVAGGPRRAPQAPRELRPPRGRDRRRSPRRSGAAPARRARRSPRPRG, from the coding sequence ATGACCACGACCCCCGAACGGCTGGGTGAGATCCGCAGCCGGCTCACCACCGACCTCCCCGACGCCGACCCCGGCGAGACCCAGGAGTGGCTGGAGTCCTTCGAGGACCTCGTCGAGACCCGCGGCACCTCCCGCGCCCAGTACATCGTCCGCTCGCTGCTCCAGCAGGCCGGCGCCCGCAGCGTGGGCGTGCCGATGGTGACGACCACCGACTACGTCAACACGATCCCGGCCGACCAGGAGCCGGAGTTCCCCGGCGACGAGGAGATCGAGCGCCGCTACCGGGCCTGGCTGCGCTGGAACGCCGCGGTGCTCGTGCACCGCGCCCAGCGCCCCGAGATCGGGGTCGGCGGGCACATCTCCACCTACGCGGGCGCCGCGACGCTCTACGAGGTGGGGTTCAACCACTTCTTCCGCGGCCCCGACCACCCCGGCGGCGGCGACCAGGTCTTCTTCCAGGGGCACGCCTCCCCCGGCATGTACGCCCGGGCCTTCCTCGAGGGCCGGCTCAGCGAGGAGGACCTCGACGGGTTCCGCCAGGAGCGCTCGAAGGCCCCGCACGGGCTGCCCTCCTACCCGCACCCCCGCTGCCTGCCGGAGTTCTGGCAGTTCCCGACCGTGTCGATGGGCATCGGTCCCATGAACGCGATCTACCAGGCGCAGTTCAACCGCTACCTGCACCACCGCGGGATCAAGGACACCTCCGACCAGCAGGTGTGGGCGTTCCTCGGCGACGGCGAGATGGACGAGCCGGAGTCGCGCGGGCTGCTCCAGCTGGCCGCCAACGAGCGCCTCGACAACCTCAACTTCGTGATCAACTGCAACCTCCAGCGCCTCGACGGGCCGGTGCGCGGCAACGGCAAGATCGTCCAGGAGCTGGAGGCCTTCTTCCGCGGGGCCGGCTGGAACGTCATCAAGGTCCTGTGGGGCCGGGAGTGGGACCCCCTCCTGGCGGCCGACCGCGAGGGCGAGCTCGTGCGGATCATGAACGAGACCCTCGACGGCGACTACCAGACCTACAAGGCGGAGTCCGGGGGCTTCGTGCGCGACCACTTCTTCGCCAGGTCGCCGGCCACCAAGGAGCTCGTCGCGGACATGACCGACGAGCAGATCTGGGCCCTCAAGCGCGGCGGCCACGACTACCGCAAGGTCTACGCGGCGTACAAGGCGGCGACCGAGTTCGAGGGCAAGCCCTCGGTGGTGCTCGCGATGACCGTCAAGGGCTACGGGCTGGGCGCCTCCTTCGAGGCCCGCAACGCGACCCACCAGATGAAGAAGCTGACCATGGCGGACCTCAAGGCCTTCCGGGACCACCTGCGCATCCCGGTGACCGACGAGCAGATCGAGGACGACCTCTACAACGCCCCGTACTACCACCCCGGCCCGGACTCCCCGGAGATCGAGTACCTGCTCGAGCGCCGCCGGCAGCTGGGCGGGCCGGTCCCGGCCCGCCGCACGGCGCACACCCCCGTCGTGCTGCCCGGGGAGAAGGCCTACGCCGGGACCCGCCGCGGGTCGGGCAAGCAGCAGGCGGCCACCACGATGGCCTTCGTGCGGCTGCTGAAGGACCTCATGCGGGAGAAGGAGTTCGGCCACCGGATCGTGCCGATCGTCCCCGACGAGGCCCGCACCTTCGGCATGGACTCCTTCTTCCCCACCGCCAAGATCTACAACCCCAACGGGCAGAACTACCTCTCCGTGGACCGCGAGCTCATGCTCGCCTACAAGGAGTCCCCCCAAGGCCAGATCCTCCACGCCGGGATCAACGAGGCCGGCTCCACCGCCGCCTTCACCGCCGCCGGCACCTCCTACGCCACCCACGGCGAGCCCATGGTCCCGGTCTACATCTTCTACTCGATGTTCGGCTTCCAGCGCACCGGCGACTCCTTCTGGGCCGCCGCCGACCAGATGACCCGCGGGTTCGTCATCGGCGCCACCGCCGGGCGCACCACCCTCACCGGCGAGGGCCTCCAGCACGCCGACGGCCACTCCCCCGTGCTCGCCGGCACCAACCCCGCCGTGCGGGCCTACGACCCGGCCTACGGCTACGAGATCGCCCACATCGTCCGCCACGGCCTGGAGCAGATGTACGGGCCCGACTCCACCGACCCGGACGTCATGTACTACCTGACCGTCTACAACGAGCCCTACCAGCAGCCGGCCGAGCCGGAGGACGTCGACGTCGAGGGCATCGTGCGCGGCATCCACCGGGTCTCCCGCTCGACGGCCGATGGACCGAGGGCCCAGCTGCTGGGCTCGGGGGTCTCGGTGCCGTGGGCGCTCGAGGCCCAGCGGCTGCTCGAGCAGGAGTGGGGCGTGGCGGCCGACGTCTGGTCGGTGACCTCCTGGACCGAGCTGCGCCGCGACGGCCTGGCCGCCGAGAAAGAGCGGCTGCGCGACCCGGGCGCCCCGCGCCGGACCCCGTTCGTGACCCGGCAGCTGGCCGGGGCCGAGGGTCCCGTGATCGCCTCGACCGACTTCGTCTCGGAGCTGCCGGACATGATCCGCCAGTACGTCCCGAACGACTTCGCCACGCTGGGCGCGGACGACTTCGGCTTCTCCGACACCCGCGCCGCCGCCCGGCGCTGGTTCCGCACGGACGTGCACTCGATCGTGGTGCGCACGCTGCAGCTGCTGGCCGACCGCGGCGAGGTCGACGCCGCGGCCCCGGCGCAGGCGCACGAGCGCTACCGGCTGGACGACGTCACCGCCGGCACCACCGGCGGCGCCGTCGTCGTCGCGGGCGGACCCCGCAGGGCGCCGCAGGCCCCGCGGGAGCTCAGACCCCCGCGGGGGCGAGATCGGCGGCGATCTCCTCGGCGATCCGGTGCAGCACCGGCACGGCGCGCGCGGCGAAGTCCTCGTCCACGCGGCTGA